From the genome of Anopheles funestus chromosome 2RL, idAnoFuneDA-416_04, whole genome shotgun sequence:
TTCTAGTGTAAAACAAGAAACCTTTTATTGTTAAGGTCTTACGCTCAACGAATCTTTTATTATTCTGTTGTGTAAGAATTGCTAAACATAACATCAAACATTTCTATTTCAAGAATTTCGTAGATTAATAATAACATTTTACACCACAAACGCTGGGACATCGAAGTGACATTGTACCCGTTAGAGACTTAATGATCATTTTCCTGCTTATTCACTTCCTATTTTTAATCCATCCAAAGGCAGGTGGAAAAGGGTCCCAATggaacacaacaacaataagcATCGGTAGTGttggtacacaaaaaaaacaacaaacatactACACTCCCCCCATCTGCCCCCGAACCTTACCTTCAAAATGGCATGCCATGCCTTGGATTGAAAGCGAATTTTCCCGTTCCCTTTTCACGGTGCTGGAATCGGTCGGCACATTTCCTGTGCGATCGTTGAATGTGTGCGTATTTTTCATTCCATGCATCCACCGGCCAGCCACCCATTTTTGTACGCTTTCGCGAAGAACATCCATCGGGCTGTTTCActtcgttccttttttcctcttgCTTTTCTCGCTGGCCTCAACTGCCTACAGCAGACAAACGCTGCCCGTTTCTCACCGACCCGTTGaggcaaaatggaaaaacccGAACGTGGAAAATAGGTCAATCTGGCTGGTTGACTGGATGTGTGGTGCTGGTTGTGCTGGGATTCTCGGGTGGGAAGTGCGCCATAATAATGCGCCATAGGAATGCTCTGCGCCAGACGTACTATACATCCCGCAAAACACTACCAGCAGAACCATGTTTTATGATTGGACCACAGGTTCGGATGATAGGAAGagtgattttttctctcttccctcTTTTGCCTTACTTATTACCTTCTCGCATTATTCCTCCGTCGGGAGTGTCGGGATGTTTTATGATTTCTGTTTTTAGTTTGACTTCTCGTGGGCTTTAAATGCGGGTAAATGCGGGAAGTGAGAGAGCGTGGCAGAGAGGGGGAGAGGGTGGCTTTTACTGCCACTTCATgggtgccatttttcttccattcccgCTCATTAGAACGTCTGCCCGTTTCCTGCCAACGCGGTGGCCTGCCAAGCCGACCGCGTGCCGACGACTGGCATTATTTTCGTAATTATTTGCTGGGAGTTTTCGATTTTCATTTCCTGTTGATGCATGCGGTAGCTGCTGACGATTGTTTCGACCGGTCCGTCGAACACTTTCGCTATCGTGTGTGAAAAACAATtagattatatttttatttttttcggggtgtttattataatttacagTTTAGTCATAGTTTACTAAATGATTTAATGTCGTCagtttggttgttttcttgTCCAGTAATAATACTttgatgttttgaattttttttattatatttaaagcattttagtTCAGTTTACTAGTGTTTTCTTGGATATGTTGTTCAGCCGTGGATTGCATTATTATATGAGAGCTTTCTGTGACTTGATTTTTACCTTCTTCCAATTAGTCTTTACACAATTAATTCTTTACGCATCTAGCCATTTGAACCGAATTGAATGTGATGTTTGGTCGTCCATTaactaacttattcttttatttaaccATCCCAAAGAACACTGTaaaatgattatttgttttattagaaCACACCTTCACTTCAATAATACTTTGAAAAATCTTCCTTATCCTTATAtagtgttttttagaaaaattgtttattttttataatattagttttgtaaaatgattatttgttttattagaaCACACCTTCACTTCAATAATACTTTGAAAAATCTTCCTTATCTTTATATAgtgttttttagaaatattgtttattttttataatcttaGTTTTACTTTACAAGATACTCCAGATATCATCAGACAACTTCGCACGCTTTGTATGTACCTGTGCCTGGAATGTCTCTGAacatccaacaaacaaaagttcaTCCCCCATCAAGAATGAGACAAAGACAAATTAACAAGTAAATAGCTCACAAAAAAGCGGTTCCACAGCACAAACAAATCCACGCGAATAAATTCCCAATACATCACGCATGCCAAGACAAATCATCTTGGTCCAGGTGACACTCCATCACTCAGATCGTGTTCCGAagcttcgttttgtttacctttctgTATTTACTCACCGATCTGTTGAtgtttgcttccttccttCATTACCGACGTGAACACCGCAATTTTTCCCCTGTCCTGATGCAGATGGCATGCGCGATCTACGTTCACCACCTTCTCACCGTACCGTACCAACGCAATGAAACTGGcagaaacataaacacaatATTTTCCAAGCTTGCGCTTCAACGACCCCGAACGTGGTAGTGAATGTGTGACGCGAGTTGCGCTTTTGGTGTCGCATGCAAATGAGAAGCGGCTGCCATGCATCACGCATTGCACCGGGAAAGAAGAACAACCCGACCGCTCTCGAACAAGCGCTATGTAAAAAAGACAAATGCCCCCTCTTCTACAATTCCTCTGGATGGTCCCCGGGAACCGGGTTAgggtaaaacaacaaaatctaGCCCGTTGTGTTGCGGTTAGTGCCACACTCGATGCTTATGGATATGGACCATAGGAGGTGAAAGAGATCATCCACAAACCTACATTCATTTCTAGGTTATTACAGTCACCCATGGAACCTGCTGTTACCGGTTGTGACAAACGTACGCACGGTTACCTTTCGCTTGGAGCTTAACCATTAACACGTTAATCCAGTTGACTGCACTGCAAGGGATCACACTCACAACGGGTACTGTTTtacgtcgaataacttcccaAAACTGTGATATGTTTAAATGATGGAACACACGTTTGTTGGGAGAACGCGAGAAAGAGCTTTTGGTTGAGCTCCACCAATGATGTGGCATGCCGGCACCTATTCCATTATTTTCGGCGTTTATTTGACGCGATTTTGTCATGCGTCACAAGTTCCCGGTGCATTGTTTGCGTTGGTAAATGGGTGATTTGTCTGAGAAAATAGTGAATGAAACGAGGACCCATCCACTCCATCTCCTGCGGGAGAGAATTGGTTTACATATCGGAACACTTGCTGTAAATCCATCAGGTTActggaaggaaaggaaaggtttTATGTACTCGACCTACAATTGGtggtttgtttaacttttgcGGCATCAATGACAATCAAATACACGATCGCTACAAGCATCTCATgaccaatgttttttttttaatattctaatGCGTTTGACAAACAAAAGTAACCTGCTGCTTTTGAAAGGTGAAAGAGATGCGTAAAGTAATGCGTTGGTAGAAcaatggaaaatgtgtttgcACATtaataaatagaagaaaaaaaacgttgaaaaCATTACCGACGACACAAGGTATTTGCAAGATCTATTAGTATATTCTGCTGGACATTGTGAGGTATACaattagaaaattgtttccaattttataaattcataaatCATTTCCAACTACTCACAACATATGCTTTATGCAACTTAGATTCTAGTAGATGTACTCAATAAATAGGACACCCTTTTGACATTTCCAATGAGAAATTTACTTTGATTAgatgttaatttattattatatttcgTAATTCCATAACTACTACAAAAGATATGCACTGCAACTAAGAAATTCCTTTGTTCTATgtctttttcgtttcgttccatAAACGATCCGGTTTTCCCTTAACCCTCAACACACATCAGGCTGAGACCATGCACGAACAGCTTCGGATGCTAACGGAGGATCTTCAACGGAGCATATTCTACTGGCGCATGATCGTTGCCTAGCTTGCAGCCACAAGTGCACTAGGGTACCCTAGTGGTACCTACTTCAACACAGCCGCCAGCTAACGTCACCCGACACAACAGTAAACAGTACCAAAAAAAGTATCGAGTTTTCGATTCGTCGATCAATATTCCAATAATCCATTTTAAATCAACGGACAGTACAACCAATCATCTGCGCGAAAGTGATCACCGGGTGACTTTGCTAATGCGAGGGGCGTCGCATGCGACCACGCCTAAACATTACACTAGCCCCATGCACCTCGAGAGCATGGTCAACTGCAAGATGAGCTCGCAGAACGATTCGGTCGAGGTGGAAAGTTTACTGATGAGCCCGTGCTGGAACCAGTCCACCAGCGTCACTGATCAGTACCTGCTCGATGGTCACAAGCTGCTGCTCGAGGCCGAACTCGACTCGCTGCCGAGCGATGgcgaaacgcaaaagagtTCCATGGACGTGCTCGAGAACCTGCTGCTCAATTCGGCCGCCTCCATCACAAGCAACGGCGCGAACGGACACAGCCACTCGAACGGTCACATAGGGGGCGGTggaggtggaggtggtggtggtggcggcggcggAGGTGGAGGGGGAGGTCTCGGGAATGGAGACGTGAAGCCACTGCCCTCGTTTACCTCCTTCAATACTGGCCACCTGTCGATCAATGGTATCTCCGGGTACCATTATACGGCGATCGCTCAGCGTTTACCGGAGGAGAATAATAATTACACGCAAAACACGTACACGAGTGGTGCTACCGGTGGGTCTGGCCATCTGGGAGGTAGCAGTGGGACGACGAATGGTAATGGAAATGCTCCCGGTACCGGAACCAGCGTCGGTTCGACGGGTAGCGATAACAACATCGTTTCGTCTACATCAACCTGCCTGCCCGACTCGGTACTAAATCCGGACGGATCGAGTGCCGACAATGGGGGCGGTGCGTGTAGTCTGGCTGATGTGAAGCTCTTCTCGGATGGGTCGCTTGACGGTACCAAAATCTACAGTGCACCTGCGGACAGTTGCGTAATGAATGGGGCCGATTCTGTGTCGAGTGCGCGGATATTCGTCGATACGAAGGAGTTGTCCGAGTACGATATGAGCTCGATCGAGGATATTGCCGCGATCATTGGTTCGGCGATTGCTGACACAACCGTGCCGAGCAGCAAGGTGGAGAAGGAGGATGGTAATGATACGCGCGACTCGTGGATGGATCTGGACGCGTGGATCGAGGGCACCTGTACCGGTGTGCCAGATGGTGGTAAGCTCATCGTAACGCAGCAGGACTCGCTCAGCGAACTCATCCTACCGAGCTCCCCCGTACATACGTCCAGTGGCACTAGCTCCACGTTGCAGAGTCTGCTGACGCACGGTTACATGCCACTGCTGCAGAACCGATTGCAGCACGGACCACCGATCAAGCTGGAAGCGCCAAGCTCAACCTCGTACTGCGGTGAGCTGATATCCACCTCTACTAGTCCACCCGGGTCGGTCGTCTCGACCTCCACCGATAATCTCATACTCAACGGCAGGTACCTGCAGggacatcatcaccatcaaaaCGGACACCACTTTGCGCTCGGGTCGATGGGATCGCTCACCAAACCGGACGGGCTCTGCAGTCCGGAGCTCGGCCTAAGCAATTATCCCCacacgaccaccaccacctctaCATCCTCCTCGAGCGCTAGCAACTCTCCGACGACACCAAAAAGTAAACGGCGTAACCACAAGCAGCAATCGAAGCAGCCGGGAACGCTCGTCCCGACGCCTACCGGTGCCCTCAACGcccaacaacatcagcagcaacaacaccatcaacagcagcagcagcagcagcaacaacatcaccaacaacagcagcaacaacaccaccaacagcaacaccagcagcagcaacaacagcaacaacaacaccagcaTCAGCTCAACGCTCAATCGCAACAGGCCGCGGCACTCAGCTTCCAGGCGGCGAACGATCTCAGCGGGCTACTCGGCAAGGAGAAACCGGTCCACCGGTGTAACATCTGCAACCGGGGTTTTCTGAACAAGAGCAACATTAAGGTGCACCTGCGGACGCACACGGGCGAGAAACCGTTCCGCTGCGAGGTGTGCGCCAAAGCCTTCCGGCAGAAGGCACACCTGATCAAGCACCAGCAGATACACAAGCGGATTGGGCGCGATTGACCATCAGAGACGGTGCCGCCGAGGAGTTCGTCCGGTGCGCGCAAAGCCAAACGCACATCCGACGACACCGAGTACGGCACCGTCACCGGCGACTATCATACCAACGACGATCAGCACAACATTCCATCCGAACTGGAGGACCTGGACGAGCTGGATCTCGACATGGAGCTGGAGCAGGATCAAGCGAACCAACGGTTTCATCGTTCCTTCGTACCGTTCGTGTGATCGACGTGATCGACGTAATCCCAAAAGTCGTGTTTCTGTGTAGATTAGTGAAGTTATTCGGTGCGCTGGCAATGCTCCGAATATCTGCGATTCGGTGCGGAGAGTTGTGCAGCCAATgtcaaagaaacaacaaaaacacacattaacaCTCGTACCTCAGGAGATTAGTGAAGTAGTTGCTGGGAGGAAGATGCTTGCTGCTATCCTCTTTTCAGCTTGTGTGGGACCAATCTGTCACAAGGACGGCAGGGTTCTGGTGTGTACATAGAGAAGGGATGGCGCTTGCTCGTGGTGCTCGCGAATGTCCGGGCCGGGCACTTGTAacactcaaaacaaaacatatttatttccttccggCGCTAATACCCCCGGAGTTGCGATCCACGAGTTGACGCTTCCCATGATTGTTATGTTATTACGCCTATCATTATTAAACCACGTGTTTGCCGTCGTGTTGCTGCAGATAGGAGTAAAGTAGAAGCTAGGGCTATTCGCGATTAGTGGCGGATCGGCGGTTGGTGAATGTAATTTATATCTGTAACAAATGTACGCTATAACGCTAAGTTAGATATTTATTCGTTAACTCCAGCGTCAACTGTTGGTCTTTAAGGGCTTGCTGGGTCAACACCTTTCTAGCAGGTAAGCGTAATAGTAACAGTAGTAACAGACAAATACAGAACACGGCTAGGGCATTGATTGCCACCCAAGcaacaaacatgcaaaaaaacaatttcatcacAAACACAGATGGAAGATGGCGGTATCTGGTAACGCGGTGCAAAACGGAAAGTAAAGATTTGTTATTGTtactgagttttttttaaatgtttgtttgtacttTTTAATTTCCGCTTTAAGGCACCGCATCCCACCAGAAccgtttttccatttgttaaaatatacaTACGCAAAACGTTCATTCCAAAAATCAACCTCCTTCGAACAATTCCATTTCCACAATACGTACCGATATTAAGTTACTACCACTATAAGTGCGCGGTTAgttcgcacaaaaaaaaacatgtacgaTGCCTTCAGTACCTTTGCTTAgtaataattgtaaaaaaaacactagatGAGAAAACCTCATAATACGGACACAACAAAACGCTGTCTTCCTTTTAGTTAATTGACATGGACGAACCTTACCATCGGTTAGGAGGAAACATGAGAACAAAAATTGTGTTGTAAAAAGAATTATTGCTCCCCCGATTGCGCTGTgtagagcaaagaaaaaaaaacaatagataGTTTGTACGTTGTAATGCTAGAGCAAAACCAGTCTAAACGGAATAAAATGGTTTGGTTGGTAGAACAAAACACCGAAAACACCACTAAACAACAGCTTTTCGAAGTCATCGATTCTTCGGGCGCCATAAACTTCACTTAACCGTCTTATGTTACGATTCGACGTACGGCTGTCCGCTAATACTAGCGAAAGCTCCACGTGTAGACCAGTAGAGAGCTAACACAATTGGGCaatgggaaattaaaatacGCAAAACGGTTAAATAAGCATACACTAGCAGTAAGCGTAGCGTGTGTGTTAATGTAGGGACAAATATAAGCAACGTACACGGTAtgcaagtgaagaaaaaaaaccgataggagagtggaataaaaacatgtgcaatttttaactttaatcATATCCACTTCTTAAGTAGGTGTGCGAATACGTTACGTTAGTTTCTTATAACGTTCTTCTTTCTCTATACTTCCCACAAAGGGTTTACGACACTATACCTGTACCTAGAGACAATTCTACATTCGtgtgtaaagaaaagaaaaaggcaaaCCTTTTACCGAGGACAATGTCATTGGGACATCTTCGATCACAATTCTTAGCATCTGCTTCTACTTAAACATTTCTACCAATTTAGAAAATTCTTTATCAGCTCTCATTTTCTTGTGTTATATCCCCAATATTATGGAAGTATTGTAACATAAAGCAACACATATTACAACatgcacacactcacacacaacacacagacaaacacacaagcaTACAAAACTACGGGCTTGAGACAAGCGACGATTGGTAGGATGTAAAGGTGTAAAGCGGTGTAGACTTAGCGTTAAGCGGAAAAGTGTTAGGTTTCGTAAGCGAATCTTCCGATAagcccccctcccccccaaaGTGGAATAAAAGGACTCATCTATATAAATGTATTAATATGGACACGcataaagaagaaataaaatcaatcttACCTACATTTAGGAGATGCATGCAATATTTGATTTGAATGctgttgtttcgtgtttttttgttctctgaAGCAACAAATTTTGAACAGAGTTCTGGAGAAAACATTTCTACTCTCACCAAACaactttttacttttcttttttttatcggaTCTGATTATCTTCTAGCTGAATTCAAGTTAAGTACATAACTACATAACGTCAAATGTGCACTTGCCTAAATGGGAAATGGCCATTACTTTACAACaattacattttccttttttcatcattcaatAACGTCCAGTTTCACAACCAACTCTATTTAATTGCATCACTTACCTGTACCAACAAACTCTCACACTCGaggaagcaaatgaaaatccaCTCCTATAaattgaagaaacaaacaactgaTCGATCTTCCGAATAATTTCTACaagatgtttttctttgtggacATTTAAGTGCTTCGTGCTTGTTCACTCATCCCGGAAAACGGATCAAACTTTAATTTGACAAAAACTCAACGTAACGCCGTATTCTTCGCTCATTGATCCAGCAAACGACAAACTATTGCCATGCAGACAACGATCCACGattcgcaaaaaaaccccaaaaagggaTTAGTTGCGATTGGATGTAGTCTTCGATTTCGTATGCACTCCATTTTACAGCTTTCCGCAtggtagtaaaaaaataagccTCCAACCAATCGCACCTTGTTTTGGGACGCAAAAGGTAAGTTACCGTtgagaaatattgaaaatgaGAAACTCTACCAGGTGGATGCAGCTGCTGAAGAAGGCGAAGAAATCCAAAGATATTGGTTTGCTCGGTATATTGGTTTAATTGGAATCGCGATCAAAATTGAGGCAACCGTTTTTAAACCGCGTGGCACCTTGCGCGCGACTACGAAACGGTGACTACGACATACGCGATgtggaaaagcaaaactcACCAACGGTTCCACAAATTATTGCCATCGTGCGCGGTTGATTATTATGATCTACGATCGTGAGGCAATATATGGtggagtgtgtgtgcgtttgtgtggatgtgtctttTATGACTATTTCCTTCAATTGCATGCTTCAGCTGACCATGTCTCCATATGAACCATTCGAAAGGGTATCAGTTGATGAGGGGATGAAACTTCAGGTTTCATACTAATCAGCCGTAAAGCTGTAAATGATTATCGCCGTAGATTGATAAGGTCATATGCAATTTGTATGTAACCGCATTATCGAACATCCCCAATGTACATGATACTAACATTCTCACTGCTGGgtaaataatttctttgaCAAATTCATTTCCTAGTTTTTTTCGTAACataaaagacttcaacgctAAGTGACGAACCTTTCCGTAGTATGCCCAAAGCCTTACATGTACGGCAAGAAAACATAACATTAACATGAAGATCTCTGCATCCAATTGGACGGCCTCAAATAACGATCGTGATCAGCGGCTGGATCGAACCGTGGCCGGTGCAAATGGATGGTATTAGGCGGTACGTTTATTGGTCTTTCGATcgatttatttcgtttcagCATCATTATTCCAAATCTTTACGAACGAGTGAACCAATTCGATCAAACTCGAATCTGATCCAGAGGTTTCACTTTTACTAGTCTGGAAGGCATGAAGGTGCGGAGcgagatggtttttttttattgcccagTGATCAGTCTCCGATAAGTCGAGCCCTATGCTTGCTCAGCACAGATTAGCTCCGAATTTGAATTGCCTAGGAAACGGCGGCAAGTAAGAGAATCGGAGAAATTGGCTTCCAATTTCATTGATCGATTGATCGATTCTGATACTGATGGTGACCAAGCCGGACACTCCCAGCTACAGCTAATAATGATGGTAGTTATCGAAGGCGTTAGGAAAGTGATTGACAAATTAGTAACTCGGTCGACTAAGGTTTGCCGACCTTGCTCTGTCGCCTCAAATCCACCGTAAAGAAAAGTGCCACTAGCAAAGAGAACTAACCGGCTGCCTTACACCGCAAACTCAATGtattgctgtgtgtgtgtgtagtgccAGACCGCGAAGCAACGCTAACGCAAAATGAGCCACAATTTTTCCAAACGTCGCGATCACTCAATCTCAATCATTACTTCCCTGTTGGAGCTTAGCGATTAACGAGCTAAACGCAAGCGCGATGGAAGTGGGgcaatttctaaaaaaagcCGAGGGAAAAAAAGTACATGGTAAAACTATCTCAACAGAGCAGTGCGAGCGGTGAAGCCGGTGTACCGAAATGTATGGCGGTATGTGGGTTGCTCCTTCTTTCAACCACTCTTTAATGAGTCGAATCCGATGCGAATCACTGCGCACCTTACCCGTGTTTAGGTTTTTCCTAAATAATCTTAACCTCGTTTTACTTCTTTTCGTCTTTACCTGCGCACCGTAGCCTCCGTGTGCGATACTGCCCGAGTCAccaggggggtttttttgttgttttttttttacgtggtAAATTGACCTTAATTCGTCTATTTCATCCGATTTAGTAATTCGTTTACACTCGGGACGGGTTACAACAGGGTTACCGTCGAACGTCGATTCCGGTGCAGTTGGAAAGTTCCTAGCGAAACACGCAAAAACCCATAACTTGGCTGGCTGTAGTGGATGGTCGTATATTCGAGCATAATTTATCGAGATTATTGGATTAAAAGTAGTAGTCAATTCATCCAAAGTTTGCTTTTTCCCAATTATTAAAGTTTGAAATCACAAATTATAGTTAAGTGTTTTGCACTCAGAAGCTCAAAAAaatttgcgatttttttaaagaaaaaataccttGTATGTAGGATACGATGTGTGTCTAAATAAATATCCATATTCAAgagatagtttaaaaatttattaagcatAGCATAAGCTTTCATAAAAAGTCACCGAAACCAGAAGAATTGTAAATACTTTGAAAGTAGATTCACAAGTTTAGCACTTTTCCAGTagtatttaataattttcaattaaaggAACATAAAAGAATCTTCTTACGGACGCccaggccgtatcaagacttattttatctCGTACCAGGATAGTCagcccttgctacggggagatgGCTCagaaatttcaaaattcaagATCTGCTTTGACGAGTACTAGATTTAAGtattttctttgaaaataTTCTTACATTTTTGGGTTCCGATGTATTTTGCCGACGAAATCGGTTTTTTTCATAACACTCCCATGGTAGATCTGTAAAACGTCAATTGTTGTGTTCATTTAATTGCTGCGTTGTTAGTTACTCTGTATACCTTTAAATGGACACGCTAGCCATCCAATAtacgttttagttttttttaatctcaaGAAAGATCTGGTTTTTGAACTTCTGaatgtttatcttttcttAAATTGTTAAAGTGAAATAATGCTAATGGCAATTTCCAAAACTAATACAATAACTGTTGAAATTTCGTATAAACTGAATACTTTAAGCATATATCACacttaataatgttttatcaaATGATCTATTGCATAACAAACAATTATCACATAAAATCTCTACcaaatagtttaaaaagaTAAAACCATATTCCGATCTTCTGATGGGATGACGTTCTTTTATGTAAATTTCCTCCACCATTCACAGCAAGATCGCGATTGTCCATAATGACTTTTAAATGAATAGACATTCCACGGCTTTCTAAACTGTAGTACAATATGCAAGTTCCAGTGCAAATCATAACAAAGCATAAAGTAACCACGCAAATGTTGCCAGCTAGAGTAGAATAGTATCAAACCATGTATCTTCCCAGTAACTTTAAATATCATTCCATCGCACGTTCGATCGTTATGCGTCGCAACATATTTATCACAACTATACACGCGTTTGCTCCCACGCTCAAGCAACCAGGCCCAAACActgaaaaagtaaataaaacccACTACATTTTTCTATTAGAAAAGGTAACATGTAGAACAAGAAAATATTGATCGAATGTACCACATGCACGCAGACCGTATGCTGTGATCAATTGGTTCAATTTCCACCATTACTTCTTGAAACCCCTCCTAGAATAAGTTTCCAACGAAATTGTCAAATTTCCGGTCCCATAAATAACGTTGCAATAATTTCATATTCGTTAACACTCGGTCCACCACTTAATTCAATCCACTTTTCTTTCCACTTCTGctgcaaaaaatacaaaatcttttcattccatttgatttaccttttcttttttctttgcacagAACAATGACTTTATCCCGTGTTTTACAATAGCTCGTGTGTCTACTTACCCGATGTCCTACTTTCCGTAGTATGCGTTGCAGTTTTCAATTCGCTTCCCAGT
Proteins encoded in this window:
- the LOC125765426 gene encoding ichor, with the translated sequence MRGASHATTPKHYTSPMHLESMVNCKMSSQNDSVEVESLLMSPCWNQSTSVTDQYLLDGHKLLLEAELDSLPSDGETQKSSMDVLENLLLNSAASITSNGANGHSHSNGHIGGGGGGGGGGGGGGGGGGGLGNGDVKPLPSFTSFNTGHLSINGISGYHYTAIAQRLPEENNNYTQNTYTSGATGGSGHLGGSSGTTNGNGNAPGTGTSVGSTGSDNNIVSSTSTCLPDSVLNPDGSSADNGGGACSLADVKLFSDGSLDGTKIYSAPADSCVMNGADSVSSARIFVDTKELSEYDMSSIEDIAAIIGSAIADTTVPSSKVEKEDGNDTRDSWMDLDAWIEGTCTGVPDGGKLIVTQQDSLSELILPSSPVHTSSGTSSTLQSLLTHGYMPLLQNRLQHGPPIKLEAPSSTSYCGELISTSTSPPGSVVSTSTDNLILNGRYLQGHHHHQNGHHFALGSMGSLTKPDGLCSPELGLSNYPHTTTTTSTSSSSASNSPTTPKSKRRNHKQQSKQPGTLVPTPTGALNAQQHQQQQHHQQQQQQQQQHHQQQQQQHHQQQHQQQQQQQQQHQHQLNAQSQQAAALSFQAANDLSGLLGKEKPVHRCNICNRGFLNKSNIKVHLRTHTGEKPFRCEVCAKAFRQKAHLIKHQQIHKRIGRD